The proteins below come from a single Ictidomys tridecemlineatus isolate mIctTri1 chromosome 8, mIctTri1.hap1, whole genome shotgun sequence genomic window:
- the LOC101964712 gene encoding olfactory receptor 14J1, with translation MANFTTMSAFLLMGFSGKTEIKMLFAALFLVLYIVALVGNILIITTTSMDHSLSSPMYFFLKHLSFQYLCYISVTVPRSICNSFMHNGYISLWECILQCFAFTLCGCAEMALLTVMSYDRYVAICLPLRYEVIMDISTCVHGLLANWASGILGGVRHTAATFSIHFCGANIIHQFFCDVPQLLKLSCSNEYVSELGVTGFLALLTFVCFISIGVTYMHIFSTVLRIPSAEGRARAFSTCLPHLSVVILFVSTSAFDFLKPHSESPTVSDFLLTVFYTVLPPTLNPIIYSLRNKAMKEALKKDF, from the coding sequence ATGGCTAATTTCACTACAATGAGTGCATTTCTTCTCATGGGTTTTTCTGGCaagactgaaataaaaatgctatttgcTGCTCTTTTCTTAGTCTTATATATAGTGGCTCTAGTTGGCAATATTCTCATTATTACCACCACTTCCATGGACCACAGTCTCTCCTCACCTATGTATTTCTTCTTGAAACATCTCTCCTTTCAGTATCTGTGCTACATTTCTGTGACAGTCCCAAGGTCCATTTGCAACTCTTTCATGCATAATGGCTATATTTCCCTCTGGGAATGCATATTGCAGTGTTTTGCATTCACTCTCTGTGGCTGTGCTGAGATGGCATTACTCACAGTGATGTCTTacgaccgctatgtggccatttgcCTTCCACTGCGCTATGAAGTCATCATGGATATCAGTACCTGTGTTCATGGACTGTTAGCCAACTGGGCCAGTGGAATCCTTGGTGGAGTCAGACACACAGCTGCTACTTTTTCCATACACTTCTGTGGTGCCAACATCATTCATCAATTCTTCTGTGATGTCCCCCAGCTTCTGAAACTCTCTTGTTCCAATGAATATGTGAGTGAGCTTGGAGTTACTGGCTTCTTGGCCTTGTTGACATTTGTTTGCTTCATCTCTATTGGAGTTACCTACATGCATATATTCTCTACTGTGCTGAGGATACCATCTGCTGAGGGCAGAGCCAGAGCCTTTTCTACCTGCCTGCCCCACCTATCTGTTGTCATATTATTCGTCTCTACTAGTGCCTTTGATTTTCTAAAGCCACATTCAGAGTCTCCAACTGTGTCAGACTTTTTACTCACTGTTTTTTATACTGTTCTGCCCCCAACACTCAATCCAATAATCTATAGCCTGAGAAATAAGGCCATGAAAGAAgccttaaaaaaagatttttga